In Aspergillus luchuensis IFO 4308 DNA, chromosome 1, nearly complete sequence, the following are encoded in one genomic region:
- a CDS encoding ubiquinone-binding COQ10-like protein (COG:I;~EggNog:ENOG410PR4K;~InterPro:IPR005031,IPR023393;~PFAM:PF03364) codes for MMRPPIPRSLYNRVSLPRAAHRSLSTSAFSNHLSHHSTNKTNNLRITRSRTSISSTTSLSQPTIQKRPFLSSFLPNSDSASKTRHLTATRTLPHAPAPLFDIISSVESYSSFLPFLTASTVTHRDPTTNYPTRAFLTVGYGPLSETFTSKVTCDAENWVVEAQSGAKYGVGKKDGQGFPGEDEGLFEYLSTRWELQSQGEGKGTVVKLDIRFEFRSQLHAAMMGAVEGQMAGVMVEAFEKRIYDVLGRP; via the coding sequence ATGATGCGACCACCGATACCACGCAGCCTCTACAACCGGGTCTCCCTCCCACGAGCAGCGCATCGCTCCCTCTCCACATCAGCCTTCTCCAACCACCTCTCTCATCACTCAACAAATAAGACCAACAACCTACGAATCACCAGATCAAGAACCTCAATCTCTTCGACCACCTCACTCTCTCAACCAACAATCCAAAAAcgccccttcctctcctcctttctccccaACTCCGACTCCGCCTCCAAAACCCGCCACCTCACCGCGACCCGGACGCTCCCACACGCTCCCGCGCCTCTCTTCGATATCATCTCCTCCGTCGAATCctactcctccttcctccccttcctaaCCGCCTCGACCGTCACCCACCGTGACCCAACAACCAACTACCCGACCCGCGCCTTCCTCACCGTCGGCTACGGGCCCCTCAGCGAGACCTTTACCTCCAAGGTGACCTGCGACGCGGAGAACTGGGTCGTGGAGGCGCAAAGCGGCGCTAAGTACGGCGTGGGCAAGAAAGACGGACAGGGATTTccgggtgaggatgaggggctCTTTGAGTACTTGAGTACACGGTGGGAGTTGCAGAGTCAGGGTGAGGGTAAGGGGACGGTGGTGAAGCTGGATATTCGGTTTGAGTTCCGCAGTCAGCTGCATGCTGCTATGATGGGCGCTGTGGAGGGACAGATGGCTGGTGTTATGGTCGAGGCGTTTGAGAAGAGGATTTATGATGTGTTGGGAAGGCCTTGA
- a CDS encoding uncharacterized protein (COG:S;~EggNog:ENOG410PR29;~SECRETED:SignalP(1-31);~TransMembrane:1 (n16-26c31/32o226-249i)): MTRPQLCSLMRRPSMILLLALIASTVSPTQAFGLLLRSSDSCPSNYNKCADSKLPDDFCCSSSSTCISLDDSSSAICCPSGQSCDYIETITCDVQLQNATAHPKNSVKTTRLDDSLPKCGDKCCPFGYTCTGDSLCAMNTSSASTLSASQSSTTSTTGTTSSTGTITSFTTSASTTDASNPTIVPVTTGSSKTAISDNNSSSSTNGTSSAAALSSKASCPSYPTNAIIAGFFPGAIFGAVLALLALFLYRKHQQKHQPPSAKVAQFTRRSSKGTLIGISSPIPSDETSYRTDFLLRRNRNTKRYSEGARSRIQRTGTRVRSLFNPNNAPPLPKANPAKTLVPEHGGGAMHARVPVPVPPLPISVTPLQPGRTPSKKTLARTESIRVYTPPGVFATTGVLKPEPYPTHIRTEGTFDDMEK; the protein is encoded by the coding sequence ATGACAAGGCCACAGCTTTGTTCCCTCATGAGACGGCCCTCCATGATACTGCTCCTCGCCCTCATTGCTTCGACGGTATCGCCAACGCAGGCCTTTGGCTTACTGCTACGAAGCTCCGACTCATGTCCAAGCAACTATAACAAGTGTGCAGACAGCAAGTTGCCGGATGATTTCTGCTGCTCTAGCTCGTCAACATGCATCAGCCTGGACGACTCCAGCTCTGCTATCTGCTGTCCCAGCGGACAGAGCTGTGACTACATCGAAACAATAACCTGCGAtgtgcagctgcagaatgCAACAGCACATCCGAAGAACTCCGTCAAGACAACGCGACTAGAcgactccctccccaaatgTGGCGACAAATGCTGTCCCTTTGGCTACACCTGCACAGGGGACTCGCTCTGTGCCATGAACACATCCAGTGCATCCACTCTCAGCGCCAGCCAGTCATCCACAACATCCACGACAGGGACCACATCCTCCACAGGAACCATCACTTCCTTCACAACCTCCGCCTCTACAACCGATGCTTCCAATCCCACCATCGTCCCCGTCACGACTGGCTCCTCCAAGACCGCCATCTCtgacaacaacagcagcagcagcaccaacggcacctcctcagcagccgcACTATCCTCCAAAGCCTCCTGCCCATCCTACCCCACCAACGCCATTATAGCAGGCTTCTTCCCCGGGGCCATCTTCGGCGCCGTCCTAGCCCTTCTAgccctcttcctctaccGCAAACACCAGCAGAAACACCAACCCCCCTCAGCCAAAGTAGCCCAATTTACCCGCCGCTCCTCAAAAGGCACACTCATCGGCATCTCCTCCCCAATTCCCTCCGACGAAACCTCCTACCGAACagacttcctcctccgccgtaACCGCAACACAAAGCGATACTCCGAAGGCGCTCGCTCACGCATCCAACGCACCGGGACCCGAGTCCGGAGTCTCTTCAACCCCAACAATGCTCCTCCCCTACCGAAGGCCAATCCCGCAAAGACCCTCGTCCCAGAGCACGGCGGTGGAGCGATGCATGCTCGTGTACCGGTGCCTGTTCCTCCGTTGCCTATCTCCGTGACGCCGTTGCAGCCTGGGCGGACGCCGTCGAAGAAGACACTGGCCCGTACGGAAAGCATTAGGGTATATACGCCGCCGGGGGTGTTTGCTACAACGGGTGTCTTGAAACCAGAACCTTATCCAACGCATATAAGGACGGAGGGGACATTTGATGATATGGAGAAGTGA
- a CDS encoding hydroxyacyl-thioester dehydratase HTD2 (COG:S;~EggNog:ENOG410PIBR;~InterPro:IPR029069): MSLPSLARHSTRPLLRPQSLPPQLTRAFSNRPALRTNTSASASSIATSFLTRFQSLGPQTRSQTLDANQLQLLSLTLNRPSLFPNSPSLSNTPTSLPTGTPLPAGYHLVYFTPAFLENELGADGTDTSYNPASPFTRRMWAGGEVHWPRGKDGKPNYLRVGQEVQETTRVLSAEPKVVRKTGEEMIVVGVEKEFRNEDGVAVLDRRNWVFRKALTSPSPTTSSTPPATKAFNGPASSSTQTSDNVHTRTLRQTAVTLFRFSALTFNPHKIHYSTLWARDVEGHKDIVVHGPLNLISILDLWRDTRKHEGGELVLPEKISYRATSPLYAEDEYRIVLEDGGDGVGRVQIVAPGEVVAMKAEIQ, translated from the exons AtgtccctcccctccttagCCCGCCATTCCACAcgacccctcctccgcccgcaatccctccctccgcaaCTCACCCGCGCATTCTCCAACCGCCCGGCCCTCCGCACCAACACCTCCGCATCCGCATCCAGCATCGCAACATCCTTCCTCACGCGCTTCCAATCCCTCGGCCCACAAACCCGCTCCCAAACCCTCGACGCGaaccaactccaactcctctCCCTAACACTCAACCGACCCTCCCTATTCCCCAACTCCCCATCCCTATCCAATACCCCGACTTCCCTGCCCACCGGCACGCCCTTACCCGCCGGCTACCACCTCGTGTACTTCACCCCCGCATTCCTGGAAAATGAGCTCGGCGCGGACGGCACCGACACCTCGTATAACCCTGCGTCGCCGTTCACGCGCCGCATGTGGGCTGGTGGGGAGGTACATTGGCCGAGAGGGAAAGATGGGAAGCCGAATTATCTGAGGGTGGGGCAGGAGGTGCAGGAGACGACGAGGGTGTTGAGTGCGGAGCCGAAGGTTGTGAGGAAGAccggggaggagatgattgTTGTGGGGGTCGAGAAGGAGTTTAGAAATGAGGATGGGGTGGCGGTTCTGGATAGGAG GAACTGGGTCTTCCGCAAAGCTCTAACCTCGCCGTCGCCTACGACTTCATCTACTCCTCCAGCGACGAAGGCATTCAACGGCCCGGCTAGTTCGTCTACCCAGACGAGTGATAATGTGCATACGCGCACGCTGCGCCAAACGGCAGTGACATTGTTCCGGTTCTCGGCGTTGACGTTCAACCCGCACAAGATCCATTATTCGACGCTGTGGGCGAGAGATGTCGAGGGTCATAAGGATATCGTTGTGCATGGGCCATTGAATCTCATTTCGATTCTGGATCTGTGGCGCGATACGAGGAAGCATGAAGGTGGGGAGTTGGTTCTTCCGGAGAAGATCTCGTACAGGGCCACGAGCCCACTgtatgcggaggatgagtaTCGGATTGtgttggaggatggaggggatggagttGGGAGGGTGCAGATTGTTGCGccgggggaggtggttgcAATGAAGGCGGAGATTCAGTAG
- the sod4 gene encoding mitochondrial 37S ribosomal protein mS42 (COG:P;~EggNog:ENOG410PNDY;~InterPro:IPR036314,IPR036324,IPR019832;~go_function: GO:0004784 - superoxide dismutase activity [Evidence IEA];~go_function: GO:0046872 - metal ion binding [Evidence IEA];~go_process: GO:0006801 - superoxide metabolic process [Evidence IEA];~go_process: GO:0055114 - oxidation-reduction process [Evidence IEA]) — MLNRLFRPQSALRAASAFSQKPVSALPRFQIRSLHRVPQLTNDQYFKNNGIPELLSPEAFDFAWTQYQGLLIDKLNLMTQDTVDADAKPGELLVKYSRRPEMASVFNYASMAHNNHFFFNCLSPQQTQIPEKFAKDIVDTCSSIESLKLDFLATANAMFGPGFVWLAKNLEREGLMHIFCTYNAGSPYPAAHARRQPVDMATHSPDAPLGNQYAGAMGAHAANQKNMAPGALDVQPILCVNTWEHVWMMDYGIGGKAEYLERWWDRINWEVVFDNYNAVGPVKGNAANAGRNLSML, encoded by the exons atgttGAACCGCCTCTTCCGGCCGCAGTCCGCGCTGCGTGCTgcctccgccttctcccAG AAGCCCGTCTCCGCGCTCCCACGCTTTCAGATCCGGAGCCTGCACCGCGTGCCCCAATTAACCAACGACCAGTACTTCAAGAACAATGGCATTCCGGAGCTGCTATCGCCCGAGGCGTTCGACTTCGCCTGGACGCAATACCAGGGTCTGCTCATCGACAAGCTGAACCTGATGACGCAGG ACACCGTCGACGCCGACGCAAAGCCCGGAGAACTGCTGGTCAAGTACTCCCGCCGACCGGAGATGGCGTCCGTGTTCAACTATGCCTCGATGGcccacaacaaccacttcttcttcaactgccTG TCCCCCCAACAAACCCAGATCCCCGAAAAGTTCGCCAAAGACATCGTCGATACCTGCTCCTCGATCGAATCTCTGAAACTCGATTTCCTGGCCACCGCCAACGCCATGTTCGGCCCCGGTTTCGTCTGGCTGGCCAAGAACCTCGAGCGGGAGGGTCTGATGCACATCTTCTGCACGTATAACGCTGGCTCGCCCTACCCGGCGGCTCATGCGCGGAGGCAACCGGTCGATATGGCGACACACTCGCCGGACGCGCCGCTGGGCAACCAGTACGCTGGCGCGATGGGTGCGCACGCGGCTAACCAGAAGAACATGGCGCCGGGTGCTCTGGACGTCCAGCCCATTCTGTGTGTGAACACATGGGAGCATGTGTGGATGATGGACTACGGCATTGGTGGTAAGGCGGAGTACTTGGAGCGCTGGTGGGATCGGATTAACTGGGAGGTGGTGTTCGACAACTACAATGCGGTTGGGCCGGTTAAGGGCAATGCGGCTAATGCTGGACGGAACTTGAGCATGCTGTGA
- a CDS encoding putative C6 transcription factor (COG:K;~EggNog:ENOG410PW70;~InterPro:IPR036864,IPR007219,IPR001138;~PFAM:PF00172,PF04082;~TransMembrane:1 (i256-274o);~go_function: GO:0000981 - DNA-binding transcription factor activity, RNA polymerase II-specific [Evidence IEA];~go_function: GO:0003677 - DNA binding [Evidence IEA];~go_function: GO:0008270 - zinc ion binding [Evidence IEA];~go_process: GO:0006351 - transcription, DNA-templated [Evidence IEA];~go_process: GO:0006355 - regulation of transcription, DNA-templated [Evidence IEA]): protein MEKKRTRVQLSCTACRARKLKCCRTHPCTNCLKRNEAGTCTFIGRGPRGKTSSNGRTSPTQVQDRLQHLENLILSFTQQQQQQQQQERSNSVGEHQQVINNGGQITPASSVQPSLAFGEVQQAQGGDSETPPPDPGRLVVRETGMRYIDGAHWSAILEEISGVKEYLRENEELGLSDEEGEDDEMVRPSNAPTLLLGLHQEMTMDELLDGLPARPVVDRVVAMFVGLNEPTTVMVHFPTFQKQYNQFWQRPKEVSISWLALLYAALTITMSVYMRTGEPLPAEFGEADEAVQRLRQLTAQCLVQSNYTVPGRFKVEALFFYTMCEFFRSEDAQVGVSFLLNMAIRLAMRSGYHRDPQHFPNITPYEGEMRRRVWAIMRQLDVLISFQVGVPRGIQDWQQDVELPRNISDEEFGESTVELPPSRPETELSTTAYIRGKSRLMAVFGKISDLAYSRDPMTYDDILALDRQLEEARDLVPTAFKIRPLDQCFVDSSYLILRRYTLELLYQKARCVLHRRYLGEVHTNPRYAYSRQVCMSASKEILRHQADIYHETQPGGLLYRDRQFPNSLQTADYLLAAMIICLDLSQNPTGTPTGSTDEDVAAVIRSREELLATIKTSHRIFEQQRRRSADAQKAYVALTIMLRRINFQQQESQQLTSAQPPLYGSWNGQPYSVGVDPMGITPEYQALDVIGEMLDAPTNLDWNLWDQQMQCAANTDVGLWGDNIPEAVNI, encoded by the exons ATGGAAAAGAAACGCACCCGCGTGCAACTCTCATGCACAGCCTGCCGAGCCCGCAA GTTAAAGTGTTGCCGCACGCACCCCTGCACAAACTGCCTGAAGCGCAACGAAGCCGGCACTTGCACCTTCATCGGGCGCGGCCCGCGCGGCAAGACCTCGAGTAATGGACGGACCAGCCCGACGCAAGTACAGGATCGGTTGCAGCACCTGGAGAATCTGATTCTGTCGTTtacgcagcagcaacaacagcagcagcagcaggagaggtCGAATAGTGTGGGTGAACACCAACAGGTGATTAATAATGGTGGTCAGATTACGCCGGCATCGTCGGTGCAACCGTCATTGGCATTTGGGGAGGTACAGCAAGCGCAGGGCGGAGATTCGGAAACTCCGCCTCCTGATCCCGGGAGGTTGGTGGTTAGGGAGACGGGCATGAGGTATATTGATGGGGCGCATTGGAGTGCGATTCTCGAGGAA ATTAGTGGAGTCAAGGAGTATCTAAGGGAGAATGAGGAGTTGGGGTTGTctgatgaggaaggggaagacgaCGAGATGGTAAGGCCGTCGAATGCGCCAACGCTATTACTTGGGCTGCACCAGGAAATGACCATGGACGAGTTGTTGGACGGGTTGCCGGCTCGGCCGGTCGTGGATCGCGTCGTGGCTATGTTTGTCGGCCTTAATGAGCCGACCACAG TGATGGTGCACTTTCCTACTTTCCAGAAACAG TATAACCAATTCTGGCAAAGACCAAAGGAAGTTTCTATCTCTTGGCTGGCACTGCTGTACGCAGCTCTCACAATAACAATGTCCGTGTATATGCGCACCGGGGAGCCGCTACCGGCAGAATTCGGGGAAGCAGATGAAGCCGTTCAGCGTCTCAGGCAATTGACCGCGCAGTGTCTAGTTCAGTCGAACTACACCGTTCCGGGGCGTTTCAAAGTGGAGGCTCTGTTTTTTTACACAATGTGCGAATTCTTCCGCAGCGAGGATGCCCAAGTCGGAGTATCTTTTCTGCTGAACATGGCAATTCGACTTGCTATGCGTTCAGGGTACCACCGGGATCCGCAACACTTTCCGAATATCACACCATACGAAGGCGAGATGAGGCGGCGGGTCTGGGCTATCATGCGTCAACTGGATGTTTTGATCTCGTTCCAGGTTGGGGTCCCGCGGGGTATACAGGACTGGCAGCAGGACGTGGAGCTACCGCGTAACATCTCTGATGAGGAATTTGGGGAGTCTACCGTTGAACTGCCGCCATCTCGACCCGAGACTGAACTCAGTACAACTGCATATATCCGCGGAAAGTCACGACTTATGGCCGTATTTGGGAAGATCTCTGATTTAGCGTACTCGCGCGATCCTATGACATATGATGACATACTGGCCCTGGACCGACAGCTGGAGGAAGCTCGGGACCTTGTGCCCACTGCATTCAAGATACGCCCACTTGACCAGTGCTTCGTGGATTCATCATACCTGATCCTGAGACGATACACATTGGAACTTTTGTACCAGAAGGCCCGCTGTGTGCTGCATCGGCGCTACCTGGGCGAGGTGCATACCAATCCCCGCTATGCCTACTCGCGTCAGGTTTGCATGAGTGCTTCCAAGGAGATCCTCCGTCACCAGGCGGATATCTACCACGAGACTCAGCCGGGTGGACTTCTTTACCGCGACCGACAATTCCCGAACTCGCTTCAGACCGCAGACTATTTGCTTGCCGCCATGATCATCTGTCTGGATCTGTCGCAGAACCCTACCGGCACACCGACGGGAAGCACGGACGAGGACGTAGCGGCAGTCATCCGGAGCCGGGAGGAACTGCTAGCGACCATTAAAACGTCACATCGGATATTTGAGCAGCAGCGTAGACGCTCGGCAGATGCACAGAAGGCATATGTGGCACTGACAATCATGCTGCGGCGAATTAATTTCCAGCAACAGGAAAGCCAACAACTGACTTCCG CACAACCACCACTATACGGAAGTTGGAATGGGCAGCCATACTCAGTTGGAGTGGATCCAATGGGCATCACCCCAGAGTATCAGGCACTCGATGTTATCGGAGAGATGCTCGATGCGCCAACCAATCTCGACTGG AATCTCTGGGATCAGCAGATGCAATGTGCCGCCAACACGGATGTGGGGTTATGGGGGGATAATATACCAGAAGCTGTAAACATATAG